The following are encoded in a window of Nibricoccus aquaticus genomic DNA:
- a CDS encoding response regulator has translation MKRLVLIIEDNDANRYLARFILEKNGFEVVAAANGAEGVRMARERTPDLVLMDIEMPEMDGYEAAGRLRAAPATAGVPIMAFTSYAHPADRERALEKGFSDYLEKPFDVDEFVRRVIRLLPPASSDPS, from the coding sequence ATGAAACGCCTCGTCCTCATCATCGAAGACAATGACGCCAACCGGTATCTGGCGCGGTTCATCCTGGAGAAAAACGGGTTCGAGGTGGTTGCGGCGGCGAATGGCGCGGAGGGGGTGCGGATGGCGCGGGAGCGGACGCCGGATCTGGTGCTGATGGACATAGAAATGCCGGAGATGGACGGGTACGAGGCGGCGGGGAGGTTGCGGGCGGCTCCGGCGACGGCGGGGGTGCCGATCATGGCATTCACCTCGTATGCGCATCCGGCGGATCGGGAGCGGGCGCTGGAGAAAGGATTCTCTGATTATCTCGAAAAACCTTTCGACGTGGACGAGTTTGTCCGCCGAGTCATCCGGTTGCTTCCTCCCGCTTCATCCGATCCCTCATGA